One window from the genome of Rickettsiella endosymbiont of Xylota segnis encodes:
- the dksA gene encoding RNA polymerase-binding protein DksA, whose translation MAEHKKLKKESKKQRSLPETRLELTSVNSEIDLNIAPYKERPGEDYMSSSQQAYFRRLLLQRKRVLLEDMGRTVHHLQDEGTSLPDISDRATQEEEFNLELRARDRERKLIKKIEDALQQLDEGHYGFCNSCGVEIGIRRLEARPTANLCIDCKTLDEIREKQTGG comes from the coding sequence ATGGCAGAACATAAAAAACTTAAAAAAGAATCTAAAAAACAACGTTCTTTACCAGAAACAAGGCTAGAATTAACTTCTGTTAATTCAGAAATTGATTTAAATATAGCGCCTTATAAGGAACGTCCTGGGGAAGACTATATGAGTTCGAGCCAGCAAGCGTATTTTCGCCGTTTATTATTACAGCGAAAACGCGTATTGTTGGAAGATATGGGTCGAACCGTGCATCATCTACAAGATGAAGGTACTTCTTTACCTGATATTAGCGATCGTGCGACTCAGGAAGAAGAATTTAATCTAGAATTACGTGCGCGCGACCGCGAACGTAAACTCATTAAAAAAATTGAGGATGCCTTACAGCAACTCGATGAAGGTCATTATGGCTTCTGTAATTCTTGTGGCGTTGAAATTGGTATTCGCCGCTTAGAAGCACGTCCTACTGCCAATCTTTGTATCGATTGTAAAACTTTGGATGAAATTCGAGAAAAACAAACGGGTGGTTGA